A window of Gossypium hirsutum isolate 1008001.06 chromosome D13, Gossypium_hirsutum_v2.1, whole genome shotgun sequence genomic DNA:
ATGTTACACAGGGTACTACcaaagatttgtgaaaggtttctcaatTATGGTCAAACCTATGACTCGACTTTTGTGAAAGGATGAAAAAGTTTTGTGGATTAAGgcatgtcaaaaaagttttgataaGTTAAAAACCATCCTAACATAAGCTTCGGTTTTGTCCCAACATGTATCAATGatagaatttatgattttcaCCGATGCTTCCTTAAATGGCCTTGTTTGCATTCGTATGCAGTGTGGGAAAGTCATAGCGTATGCTTCCTGTCAACTCAAAGCGCATGAAAGAAATAACTCGACACATGATCTCGAATTGGTCGCGGTTGTGCTTAccttaaagatttggaggcagTATTTGTATAGAGAGAAGTGCCACGTATTTTTGAATCATAAGAGCTTGAAGTACCTGCTCTCTTAAAACGAATTGAATTTATGTCAGCGACATTGAAtagaattattaaaggattacaACCTAGCAATTAACTACCATCTGAAGAAAGTAAATGTCGTAGTCGATGCTCTAATTAGAAAATCTATGGCAACTATCGCTTCGTTGCGAGCTTGAGTTCACATGGAGAGAGAAAAATCCCTTCTAGCGAAACACCCTTCGTGAAAATCGATTGTAtgtcaaattcaacaaatgtgaattttggcttaagggaGCCACCTTTTTAGGTCATGCTATCTCTGTTGACGGTATCAAGGTGGATCCTAATAAAATCAAAGTTGTCTTAGATTGGAATCCATTGAGGAATGTAACTAAAGTACatagtttcctagggttggcggGGTACTACCGAatatttgtgaaaggtttctcaatgTTGGCCACACCTATGACTCGACTTTTGCGAAAGGATGAAAAATTTGTGTGATCAAAAGCGTGTCAAAAGAGTTTTGATAAGTTAAAAATGATCCTAACAGAAGCCCCAATTTTGTCCCAACTAGTATTAAAGTTATTGGGTTACTTGTTCAAGCTCAAAATATTATCCAATATTTGCAAAGTTCAAGACAAAAATATTAGATTCGAAAtataagtttggacaaaaaaaaaggttCATTTAAAATATGGATTAGGATTATGCTCCAACATTTAAGGTTCAAGCTTCACTCAACCCAACCATTTTCTAAttaagtaatattttattttattttatatatcacatgatttatatcatttaaaaattaaatctaaaatataatataatactataatataaacaataaaaagaatacgttcaatcatttatatttaaaattttagtaaatatattttattagctattaaattaaaaataacataatttttaatatatttttataaaataatatgaataagtTTAAAACGGACTTCAACACTCATTTACAAATATTTAGGTGCTTAAACAATATTTAAGGTGATATTTTGGAATGAGAACGACTAGGGATACCCAATTCCATGGCATATATCTATGAAACGATGTCGTTTAATTAATAGTTTAGTAAATGCCAGTCGCTTCAACCAGCTATTTTCTGTTCGTTGACGACCGTTGCATCAAGGCAGGTCTCAACAGCAGGGTTGGGAGCTAAATCAAATTCCTTATGTACCAAATAAAGGTTAAGAGATGCCTTAAGTCCTTGTTCTCTTGTACTCTTTTTAGCTGtagttttatttcaaaatgtgatataaaaaacataataatattaacaattccacttgatttttgaaataaaataaaaggattacattcttaaaaataaaaatataagaattaaattctaaatttgtaaaTAGTATAGggatttatgaaaaattttaaccaCCAAATAAACTGTCTCACTTTTTagttttttctctttatttaaaagaagaagaataataaaaataaaattttcaacggCCGACCGGTGCTGACGTTCCAAAGACGCTTTTCTCCTCATTTCTCTCATCTCCTTTCATCAGATCTCACTCTTTCTTTTCCCTGACCCGGTATTGCTTCCCTTTCATTtcactaaataatttttttcttaaaaaaaaaaacaaatttcttttttaatttttttaattttttttacatttgatTATTAACatcgaatctttttttttttgggggggtggCGGGGGACTAGGGATTGTTAATTTTCTCCTTTATTTTTGATTGATTCGATAAGTTTCTTCTATTACCATGGCTGCTCCACCTGCAAGAGCTCGAGCCGATTACGACTACCTCATAAAGCTCCTTTTGATCGGCGACAGCGGTAactatttcttatatatatatattgatctgATATTGATCTGAAAGGCGATCTACTTGTTAATCTACACTGTTTTTGGAAAAAATGTTAGCGCTCGTTGAaaggatttgatttttttttttggtttattttgttagatGTGTATTTAAAGACCTTTACCTTAAGCTTCATTTTAGCTTTATAGATTATCGTAGTATGGAGATTTTATTGTACTAGCCAGGTTGAttgggaaaaaaaaaaagaatggctGCTTTTATGGTGAATCTAAGCTAATTGCTGATGGCATTTTTCGTAGGAATATATTTGATATTGTATTCTGTCTCAATTagtattttgatgatttgattGGAGTCAGTAGCTTGTTCATTTGCTTGAGACCCGTTTCTTAGCTTCCATCTCTGCTACGAATAGTCGTAGTTACCTGTAATTAGGAACTACTTATTCTACAGGAGCTTGTCTTGGTATTTTGGCACATTCTTTTCAATTTGAGTTGTGAATAGTCTGTTTACTCATGCTTTTGTGTTGGCAGGTGTGGGTAAGAGTTGCCTCCTTTTGCGTTTTTCAGATGGCTCATTTACTACAAGTTTTATCACAACCATCGGGTAGTTGTTTTTTGAATGGTAGTAGTCTTATTATTGTTACAAGTATTGTTTCAAAAAGAGGCATGTCGTTTAATAAGGTAATGTATTATTTTGGCAGGATTGACTTTAAGATCAGGACTATAGAGCTTGATGGCAAACGGATCAAACTCCAAATTTGGGATACTGCTGGGCAAGAGCGGTTTCGTACAATTACAACTGGTTAGTTTTTGGGTTTGAAGGTGTCATTGACTGGAAATAAATGGTCTAGCATTGTAGCTTATTTGGTTGATGAAATAATTTGATAGCATGACTTGGCACCATTTCACTTGAGCCTGTTAATTGCAAGTGTTGTTGTATAATGTAACTTACCGTTTGTTCTCACCCTAATATTGTCAAATTCAATAACTGCTCCGTTTTGGTTCAAGGTTGTCGTTGCATTTCTGTTCATCTCTGTGATTTTTAGAGTTTGTCTGCTTCCACAGTTTTCTCTCACACACTCTATAACCTGTATGTTGTCATACTCTTGAATTGTATGACAGGACTTGGAAATAAAATTACGAAGAACAGAAGCTCCGAGTTTCATATTTTTCTGGAGTCTTGATTGAAGGTGTTCAATAGTAATGTTATCTCTGagtgtgtttgaaaattttacctCTACATAgtattttctttatttcacccCTCAAGCATGGTTGCTtgccccttttttctttttctttttacttgtATTGGTTTACACCTTTGAGGCGGGCAAGGCGGTGTTCGTGCTTCAGATGTCTACTACCAAATGCATCCTGAATTTTTTGTCTTCTGGAACAGgcaaattaagttatattttctTCCCGTGCAGCTTACTACCGTGGAGCTATGGGTATTTTGCTTGTTTATGATGTGACTGATGAGTCATCTTTCAATAGTAATTACTgaaccctttttctttttgatttcttACATAAGTTGTTCTTATCTTATCCACCTCTGAATCTTTAGAAATGTTTAATGTTTCCACCAAATAATGATCATTATTCAAAACTTTCTGCTTCCCGTAAGGTTGAAACTTGAAAGTATATTCCTTATCCAGTGACTTGAAATTTTATAGTGACTTGAAATTTTATTCTTTCTCCACTATAATGATCTTATCAATTCAACTAATGTACTTTTTTGCCTAGACATTAGAAATTGGATTCGTAATATTGAACAACATGCATCTGATAATGTCAACAAGGTTCTGGTGGGTAATAAGGCTGACATGGATGAAAGCAAAAGGGTttgtttctctttctctttccaaCGTGCACGCATGCTTGTATTCACTTCCATTTATGGTTACCCTTATTTTTCGGCATGTCAGGCTTGTCAAGTTGATGAGGAACTTATTTTTGCAGGCTGTCCCTACTTCGAAGGGCCAAGCTCTCGCTGATGAATATGGCATCAAGTTCTTTGAGACTGTATGTAACTTTTACTGCAGATATTGCAGTTCCCTTTTATGTTTAGTTGATCTTTCTGATATATGCTCAAGAGCCAACCAATGCAAAAACAAACTTAAATGTGGAGGAGGTTTTCTTTTCAATAGCCAGGGACATTAAGCAAAGACTTGCAGATAGTGACTCCAAGGCTGAGGTATTGTATCTTTCACTCGAAATTATGCAAATCCATTCccttaaacatattttaaaacatatatattgtTGTAATTGCTGTTATCCTTTGTCTTCCTCTTTGCAGCCAAACACAATCAAAATTAACCAACAAGATCAGGCAGCAGGGGATGCAGCAAATGCTCCAAAATCAGGTTGCTGCGGTTGAGCTACGATCGATGATGAGCTCTGAAGGGTATATTTTCTTCTCTAGTGAGCTCTTTGAATTTGGGAAAACTGTAACTACATTCTTCCAGTTTGTAATTTCTTCTTATCTATTTTGCATCTATTACTCTTTCGGTCTGAAATGTTAGATCCCTGATATCCTgcgaaattaattatttttgcaaGTTGCCTCTACCATTTTGACATTTGGAGTTGAAGCTAAGAACCACTCGGTGCCATCCATTAATTGGAGCATAATTAGAGATGACAATAGGACAGATTTGGAACAAAGTCATTTTGGAGTTTTTCGAGTTTGGTGTGTGGGCTAGGATTTGGGGCCAGCTCGGTATTTTCTTCGTAATTTTCAAACTTTTATAAAAGATGTAAGCATTCTAACATGTTCTTGTTAGAGTTCAATTGAGCTCAggtttaaatcatttttttttatcaaatttcagtTCATGGGTTGAGACTTGAGATGTGGCCATGGTCAATACCAAAAAACTAAGTCTGAACTCAACTCCCGATGATTTTTTTAgttcatatattataaaatattatatttatatcaattcagtataatagtttataatgaagttcaaataaaaatatattattgaatGTTAATTTaagtcaaaaaaagaaaaattatcttTGTCCAAGCTGGCCAAGTAATTCGCTCAAACCAGTACACGAAATTAATCAAGCCCTAAAAGAATAGTACTTAAAAGAAGCAAACAACACATAAAGACAGGTAGTTTCCTCCGTTCCTCCTTTAGTTCACCAAAGGTGCAATaccaaaaacaaacaaaaaaaaaagtctgaaccgatgattttttttgttcatatattataaaatattaaatattatatcttaccaattcaatataatacttcataataaagttaaaataaaaaatttattattgaattcAAAATTCAAGTCACAAAAGGAAAATTATCTTTGTCCAAGCTGGCCAAGTAATTCGCTCAAACCAGTACACATAATTAATCAAACCCTAATAAAAGTACTTCAAAGAAGCAAACAACGCATAAAGACAGGTAGTTTCCTCCGTTCCTCCTTTAGTCCACCAAAGGTGCAAAATTTAGATTTCATCTCTATCTCTTGAATTAATATCCGACTACATGTTTGCAGAGATACAAGCAAATACACAAATAACAAGTATCTCTCTTTCAGGCATTAACTCCCTACTTTTTAACATAATCCCTACCCccgtaaattaaaaaaaaaaaaaaccccccaCGCCCGGTGCTGTCACCATTAACAAGCATAAAGTCTCGTAAAAAGTCACTTCCTTCATATTCACAAAACAGAGATTAACCCTACCTTGCAAATGAAAATGGTTGTTTTATGACAATTGTTTCATTTCATCCTTCCCATATATACGCTGAAGTTCAAGAGTGGCAGCTAAAAACGAATCTGAAAAAAGAAAGAGGTGCAAAGTAGACATGTCAATTGTATCCCATCTCAAAAACTCCATCCGATCAACCTAAACCAAAACCAAACCCAAACCCGATTTGACCATAAAAAGTCAACAACATGAACCCATCCAACCACACCCAAAAATGACTCAAACCCAATCTGAAATTGACTTAACAAAAATGACCCtgacattttaaattttgaattgatccAATCCAGAAAGATTCGATCCAAAATCAACCCGACTTGCCGAATAGACCTGACCTTTTTAGTTTACTCAATAAAGTGCACTCGTAAAAGAAGCATTTCCTTCTGATTAAATTTGTCAGTCAAGATAGGTAGAATTAAAAGGAAAAGCAAATCAAGTTCAATAGCTTACATCACCTTTCCAAATCCGGAAGCACTTCTGGTTAATAGGCGAGCCGGTTATTGTCTGAATAACATCGAACAACATATTCTGAGGTGTGCTTCTAAGCTCTTGGACAATCCCATAAATGGTCTTCCCATTCTCAAAGTATATGTGATTATTTGGATGCTTTGTTTTGCAACCAGCATGCCGCTCAAATTCATATGCATTGATCACCTATGAGAACGTAGAAACTCTGCTCATCAGCACACACATAAGTGCCTACACAATTctctcaaaaaagaaaaaaaaggtaaaaccGAGAAACCACACCTTAGAAAAATTGCATGTCTGACAGCCACATTGATATCCCGAACTCTTTATAACACCGTGGAGCTCCTTCTGAAGTTCATATAAAGAAGCAGGCGTATCACCGGACAATAAGGTAAATAAAAAGAACACAAGTAATGAGATTTTACCTCCTGTGACCATGCAATATATTTAACGGGAACTCCATCAAGCATACCAGTTGACAGCAAACTTCTAACATTTGATGGGAAGTTATTTGAAGTAAGTTTTTTGGATGTTTTCTGCTCATCTTTCTTCCTAGGAACTTCAGCTCCAGAGGCAATAATATTATTGGATATAGACGCTTTTTCACTAGAAGCATTGGATCTTTGGACAGAAGACTGACCCATCAATAAATTATAGCCTGATACAATCCTTCCTGGCGGATttgtatcatcatcatcattagagCCACCAAATGATATAATAGTACTCTCACCCCTACTATAGGACTGACCAATTGACAAATTATAGTTGTCACCCATCTTGTAGCTTTGACTGATAGATATGGTACTGTCATCTCCTTTACCATAGGTCTGACACACAGTTACAGAACTATCATCTGTCATGTATGTTTGACCCATGGATATGAAAGTGTTTTCACCCTTATTGAAGGTATTGCTCATTGCAAGTGCATTATTATCCTCACTTTTGTTATAGGATTGTCCCATAGACATGAAAACATTATTCTCCCTTTCATAGGTGTCACCAATAGGATCCCCTTTGTTATAAGAAGAACCCATCGGCATAATACCATCTTCCACCTTGTTGTATGCATGATCATTTGACACAGAGGTATTATCAACCCCATTAAACACATATCCCATTGATGCAGACATGATATTCTCCGAATCCTTAACCTCGCTGACTTTTACCTTCCTAATCCCACCAAGGTTTAACCCAGATCTAGGATCTTCTAGTGTATGAGACATAGATAAACAGAATGAAGAATCATTTGTAAATATATCTTCATTAAGCTTTCTCCCCATGACAACTTTCTCACTGCTAACTGATGGCATGCTTCGATCATCAAAATTCACAGCTCGAGCTGATTCGGTGTCGAATAACCGTTCAGCAAACTGCCCCGAGATTGAATGAAAACCAGATGCATTTCCCCATGGAGACAGGTTTGAATTCAAGATTCCAGAAAAAAAGTTGGTAGTTGAAACTCCAACCGCCTGCTTCTTGTTAGGAAATATATCTGTCTCGGAACCATCCATAAACCATTGATGAGAACGCTTGGGCTCAATTCTAGATGAAGTATCATACACCATCTCACCATCGTTTAAACACCCAGCTCCTTTCGTCATCCAAATGCCTTGATTCTGGAAAGACTGTTACATGTAACAAATTCCTAATCAGAGGCGTAGAAGAGAATAACAACAACAGTTGAATCTTTTTCATTGACCTAGTATCAAGATTAACCgcaagccataaatatttataacataattaatggacaaCTTCAATAAGGTGAACTTTGTTTTTGCACCTATCAAAAGCTTGACTAGGCACACCAAGCATGCACTTGAAGAAGGATTGAAATAACTTTTGTTCTCTAGTGCTAATATACAGCGCCTAAGGACGCACCTTGGTCTTTGACAACCTCAGCACTTCAGCACCAACACACACAACTTACCAAGTAGAAAATTGTCAAACTGACATTTTTCTTCActcatatatacatacttatatatggTTCATCAGTGCATCCCCACCTAAATTACTCTATTACAACTGTTTGGCAATAAAAGACACAATCATctatagttctttttttttttttaccaaaaagcATAATTTTTCAGTTGATACAGAATTTTAACCTTCTTTAACTATGTGAAACTACATAAGGGACAAGGCAATAAGCAATTGCAGAACaattaatgataaaaattaaaaccaCTGAATCAATCACAAAAGATACACATAAAACTGAAAAACAGCATCGAAAGCAACCATTAGACCCTTCTCCCACCACTTAAAGCACataaaaacataccatttttctAGCTTTATTTCAAAGTTCTATTTGGATGAATCCTCGCTTCCACTTTGCTGTAACAGTCCAACAATTAAAACTCTATCATATTGCATTAAACAAGGATCAAATTTACAACTTTACCACTAAACAGCAAAGTTCTATAACTCCTGGCTGAAGCAGAGACTGTAAAACTTCGTGAGAATTGAAGCCTTTAATCGCTAAAGTAATTATCTGCAAAATTCAGGGAATAAATCACTTGAAAAACTCTGAGAACAAATAATAGTCTCGCATAAGATGCATAGTCTTCAACCATTCCAGAAATCTATTACATTTCCAGTACCAAACACTGTAAAGCTCACTAATTAAAACAACATTTATTTTGAAGTAAACAAAAACTATAAGAGAGAAGAAATTTtcctcaatttttaaccaaacggATAATagaggggaaaagaaaaagaaaacaagcgAAGGAGAGATCTTCATTGCGGAAATACCTGCAATGAGACGATTGATTTATTTACGAACACGACAATCGGTGATCGGAAAAAAGGAAAACCTTCCGGCAGTGGTTGACCGGAAATGGGACCGGCAATTGTACGGAATATGATTGGAGCGAGATCTAAAGAGGGTGGAAAGGATTTTGAGGTTTTTGGCGGAAGAGATGATATAAGATGGTGCCTTTGCACGATCACATTCCATGGGCCCTCATCGGACCGTACACGTGTACTTGGGTTTTGTCAGATCTGATCTTGATCTGAATCTCTATACTCTATACGGCGTTTGAAAACAAAAATCGGATAATTAGAGAAACTTAAAAAGGGCAAAATACTAATAAaagctaattttttaaaaaatttattgaaattggCCCGGTACATAATTAATTATTGGAATGGTCTAATTCTCTGAAAGCGCATCCATGTCAGcacgatgtcaggggacgtggcaGAAAAACGCTTCATTAAGGAAgcgctttgtccacgtggacaaaaAGCGCACCCTTAAGGACGCGTTTTCCTGCCACGTCAGTGCTCTCTTGGGGACGCATTTTTCCCGCGCGTGAACAGTAGCAATGACTACTTTTTTGACCGTTGGTGACCCCtccaatggtaaaaaaaaaactataaaaaccccccttcattttttttcacaactAAATCCTTTCACTCAATTTTTCTCTaatattctctcaaattcctaccaaattcctctcaaattcctatttaaaaaagctttaatttttttaattatttttaaaaaaagttttaaattttattttttaaatttttttaaatcgtaaaaatttgatcgtgttagcaatggtcGGAGAATTAATTCGTCTTGATGACAAGCACATATctgtcgaacaaatgaaaatggtaagtgttaaatttaatttttaaatattatttaagatattttttatttatgcaattttaaataattattattttattatttgttataaaagtctataGATCagatattgcaatgctatatccgtaatatgcatggtcctccatcaccgttggtagagaattacttgcgggaagcgggtttttggcacctGGCGACGGTAGGCCAgagatgcaagttggacccgaaactcatcagtgcgttgattgagagatggagacccgagacacacacattccatcttccatgtggagagtgtactatcactttggaagatgtcaATTTGCAATTGTGATTGCCGGTGAACGGGTACTCAGTCACCGGATCTGTTCAATCTGGTGATTAGGGAGaggtatgctacgagcttttgggcacTATTCCGGAGAATATTAATTGAGGTCGGATCGAGATTGGctagttacgagacacattcccggagcCGGATGATGATTCTACTGAACTagaaagaatctgatatgctcgagcgtacattcttcagataattggaggttatctcatgccggacttgtcacggaACCTTGTACATtcaagatggctgctgaaactcgttgattttagagtagctggtgaatttagttgggggtctgccgtttTGGCCacattgtaccgggagatgtgcggggtgaCGCGACTGAATAAAGCGAAAATCAAAGGTTGCTTGTCACTACTGCAgccatgggcacggtttcgctttccacttttacgtcctcgagtggactacccatatacattcccactcataatgaggtaaattttatattagattttacaattattacgtagatttaaaatataatagtatgctaaaaatttatttaattaggtggaaccattcggcaagttatgctcgattacctacctctcttgaagatatacggcttccattagaccaacagtcggaagcacaagtaagtattaaataaaatagatatttccatcacgagctagtcgattggtatttagtatttagtatttagtattatgtattatgtattatgtatataactaatatttccatcatgttcatatagtttcaatggacaccatacgaggatccggcaatttgGGCAGTAATTTCGGATGAGTACTTCCAAAATCCAAACGCTTGGCATGTGAAAGTCGTATTGGTCAACTATGCGACCGTAGAGATGCACCAGTCGACAGAGTATTACGGCAATTTGAATTCCGACAACCGATCCccgtggcacctgaggtgttGGATGATCATCACAAAATCGACCTACGACAATTGCATACGGATTGGCAGAGATTCCAGTCATACTacatccaaatgtgggaagatcggtatgattatatacctactcggaaatcgatcatcgttccagagttagTGTACGtgccagaatacatgccatgatTTAAGATCCATAGCAAGCTGTATTTACTGTCGGCAGAGGAGAGGCAACGACAATTGCATGTCTAAAGGGAACGGcgtggccctttaaatccaaaaaGAAGAGACGACGATGCAGGTccatcaacgaggcccagacaatCACCCGGCCCATCATCAGCACCCATACAATCACCAGGCCCAACAACATCACAGACACAATCACCCGACCCAGCAGTTCAACCTACGATACCCACGGCacagccttttcagatgatgccaagTGCGTATCCTAacccttttatgtatcctaacccttatatgtttcctttttctagtcctatggcaggttggagtccATGGCCCAGTTCATCTCCATTTTCGATTACGCCGAGTGGACCGCAGATGTATAGGTCAGATGTGTCgcacgagggatcgcaagaggggcCATCGGGAAACTCTGCcttttaccaatccccatcacCGTATGGGTTTTAAACAGTTTCACcattggtgatgcaaacacctccgcagtcactattctatcaaggtggctcatcGTCCTAACACCGACAACCAGATCCCCTACTGGAGGAACCAGAATCCCCGCCAGAGTAATCACAACCCCCGCCGGaagctggacaaaggaggaatccagcgcgtaaccgttgACGGACGCCATGTGTCATTGAATCTAGTGGGCACagagatttatttttattttaatatatttgtacaaacattttgaatattttgatattatttgatgtaataaaatagaaattcttctatattatttcatgtactaaaatagaaatttacttttacatttttaatataatagaaattattttaaataaggcaatatgttgaatatttctatattatttcatttaataaaataaaacattattttgaataaagtaattgtaatttactttaatatttttaatgaaatagattttcttttaaattttataccaTTCTGAATATTTGTACCaatttttgatttaaaaaaatataaataatataaagtttTTTACAATAAtgttcaactattgcgatttaggcatgatcggcttgtatggcctgggttcctacaccatccgcacaacttttATTGGCTGGTTGTTTCtcagatatccatattgttacatATTCTAGTCGAGTAAGGTCGACCATTTGGTTTGCgacgtccacgtgggagcttctttcagtactattgctgacaaagcatcctgtttaaagcgtttttgacaccATTGGCTCAGAAACAtctactcgaaattattttttaggaGCTACTGTAGTAAAAGCGCGTCCACATgagagcttctttcagtactattgctgacaaagcatcctgcttaaagcgtttttgacactatttgctcagaaacgtctactcgaaattatttttcaggagctactgtagcaaaaacGCGTCCACATGGGAGCTTCTTTTAGTACTATTgccactacaccaaaataggcttttagcggcacatTTTGCGGCGTTTAGAGAGAAAACGCAGCTAAAAATCGAGAATTAACGGCGCTTTagataaaacgccgcaaaaaatataattagtggcgtttttcaaaaaaatgccgtaaaaatcgaaacccaacgacgccgttttctgactTTTTtt
This region includes:
- the LOC107893784 gene encoding ras-related protein RAB1BV isoform X3, encoding MAAPPARARADYDYLIKLLLIGDSGVGKSCLLLRFSDGSFTTSFITTIGIDFKIRTIELDGKRIKLQIWDTAGQERFRTITTAYYRGAMGILLVYDVTDESSFNNIRNWIRNIEQHASDNVNKVLVGNKADMDESKRAVPTSKGQALADEYGIKFFETPGTLSKDLQIVTPRLSQTQSKLTNKIRQQGMQQMLQNQVAAVELRSMMSSEGCLYHFDIWS
- the LOC107893784 gene encoding ras-related protein RAB1BV isoform X1, which translates into the protein MAAPPARARADYDYLIKLLLIGDSGVGKSCLLLRFSDGSFTTSFITTIGIDFKIRTIELDGKRIKLQIWDTAGQERFRTITTAYYRGAMGILLVYDVTDESSFNNIRNWIRNIEQHASDNVNKVLVGNKADMDESKRAVPTSKGQALADEYGIKFFETPGTLSKDLQIVTPRLSQTQSKLTNKIRQQGMQQMLQNQVAAVELRSMMSSEGYIFFSSELFEFGKTVTTFFQFVISSYLFCIYYSFGLKC
- the LOC107893784 gene encoding ras-related protein RABE1c isoform X4, which produces MAAPPARARADYDYLIKLLLIGDSGVGKSCLLLRFSDGSFTTSFITTIGIDFKIRTIELDGKRIKLQIWDTAGQERFRTITTAYYRGAMGILLVYDVTDESSFNNIRNWIRNIEQHASDNVNKVLVGNKADMDESKRAVPTSKGQALADEYGIKFFETPTNAKTNLNVEEVFFSIARDIKQRLADSDSKAEPNTIKINQQDQAAGDAANAPKSGCCG
- the LOC107893784 gene encoding ras-related protein RAB1BV isoform X2, yielding MAAPPARARADYDYLIKLLLIGDSGVGKSCLLLRFSDGSFTTSFITTIGIDFKIRTIELDGKRIKLQIWDTAGQERFRTITTAYYRGAMGILLVYDVTDESSFNNIRNWIRNIEQHASDNVNKVLVGNKADMDESKRAVPTSKGQALADEYGIKFFETPGTLSKDLQIVTPRLSQTQSKLTNKIRQQGMQQMLQNQVAAVELRSMMSSEGSLISCEINYFCKLPLPF